CAGTCTGGCGCATACTGCATCACTTCACGGTTAAACCAAAAGGTACTGGATACACGCCTAATAACTCGCCGCACTTTGGGTTTATCTGGTAGCCATTCATTAACATTGTCTTCTAGTTTCGCTTTATAGCCAAAAGCCAAGCCACCAAATATGTGCATTTCCACCTCTACTTCATCTAAGTGAGAACGCCACTCCCCAGGAATAGAAATCACCGCCGCATCTGTAATTCTATCTAAACGCAAACACCAGTTGTGAATGAGTTCGGGGATATCAAAGTTTCCTTCTGTCTCTTCACACCAACAATCAAGATATTGCCGCTTTTCGTGGGGTGCAACCTGAGCATAACGGACGGTAAAATTAAATATACGCCCGGCTGGATCTTGATAGGAAAGCTGAAATGGGTGCTGTCGCTGGATGTAGTTATCTATTTGTAAGCGCCAA
This genomic interval from Nodularia sp. LEGE 06071 contains the following:
- a CDS encoding WYL domain-containing protein — encoded protein: MSRKGQSITLSISERDKAELEAIALQFGMMWGDRPNISKLVEAIAQRQLLIGNNNDWTEARIRALHRCIGALTDIGQVEQAQIIANLLLERSELSIPLRNEIESFLENLPPPWRLQIDNYIQRQHPFQLSYQDPAGRIFNFTVRYAQVAPHEKRQYLDCWCEETEGNFDIPELIHNWCLRLDRITDAAVISIPGEWRSHLDEVEVEMHIFGGLAFGYKAKLEDNVNEWLPDKPKVRRVIRRVSSTFWFNREVMQYAPDCVVIMPENVRDRLKQKLLTLCHLYDIETMS